A stretch of Burkholderia sp. HI2500 DNA encodes these proteins:
- a CDS encoding DUF1329 domain-containing protein → MSLTGALAEGTDASHTPSGAEIAGTAGGIPAWTPVGNVGAGWSYGKRRADFFKYKSDKPLYTIDASNVDKYADKLNPGQIALLKNLKGFTMPVYPSRRTCGVPDFVAENTKNNAGFAKMSADGSELTDAHLPGYPFPAPKTGAEVMWNAKLHYRGAGVEMRDIITVVSPRKGASDWIKNVSDAWIYQPWGDKAGTTFAKVNQVEGNAYYAYKSPAAIAGQAAIFTTYAGKPTEVFYYFPGQRRTRRMPSYAYDAPQIGFDNQYNMDEALVFSGQTDRFSWKLLGKKEMVVTYNDLGMYDFSDKFEDAYGPDFVNPAKRRYELHRVWVVEATVKQGMRHTAPKRLFYVDEDSWSYLGAVDYDAQGNISKVREGYIIPVYETGSCDTLAFAQYNLVDGRYLVDGSMLAAGRDAKWSVDSSADQHYKPSFYNADNLRALSER, encoded by the coding sequence ATGTCCTTGACCGGTGCGCTTGCGGAAGGGACGGATGCCTCACATACGCCGTCGGGCGCCGAAATCGCCGGCACCGCGGGCGGCATTCCCGCCTGGACCCCCGTGGGCAACGTCGGGGCGGGCTGGAGCTACGGCAAGCGCCGCGCGGATTTCTTCAAATACAAGTCCGACAAGCCGCTGTACACGATCGACGCCAGCAACGTCGACAAGTACGCGGACAAGCTCAACCCGGGCCAGATTGCGCTGCTGAAGAACCTGAAGGGCTTCACGATGCCGGTCTATCCGTCCCGGCGCACGTGCGGCGTCCCCGATTTCGTCGCGGAGAACACGAAGAACAACGCGGGCTTCGCCAAGATGTCGGCCGACGGATCGGAACTCACCGATGCCCACCTGCCCGGCTACCCGTTCCCTGCACCCAAGACCGGCGCGGAAGTGATGTGGAACGCGAAGCTGCACTACCGCGGCGCCGGCGTCGAGATGCGCGACATCATCACCGTCGTCTCCCCGCGCAAGGGCGCGTCCGACTGGATCAAGAACGTGTCCGACGCGTGGATCTATCAGCCGTGGGGTGACAAGGCCGGCACGACGTTCGCGAAGGTCAACCAGGTCGAAGGCAACGCCTACTACGCGTACAAATCCCCGGCGGCGATTGCCGGCCAGGCCGCGATCTTTACGACCTACGCCGGCAAGCCGACGGAAGTCTTCTACTACTTCCCGGGGCAGCGCCGCACCCGCCGCATGCCGTCGTATGCATACGATGCGCCGCAAATCGGCTTCGACAACCAGTACAACATGGATGAAGCGCTGGTCTTCTCCGGACAGACGGACCGATTCTCGTGGAAGCTGCTCGGCAAGAAGGAAATGGTCGTGACGTACAACGACCTCGGCATGTACGACTTCTCGGACAAATTTGAAGACGCCTACGGCCCCGACTTCGTGAACCCGGCGAAGCGTCGCTACGAACTCCATCGCGTGTGGGTCGTGGAAGCCACGGTCAAGCAGGGGATGCGCCATACCGCGCCCAAGCGCCTCTTCTACGTCGACGAAGACAGCTGGAGCTACCTCGGCGCGGTGGACTACGACGCGCAGGGCAACATCTCGAAGGTCCGCGAGGGCTACATCATTCCGGTGTACGAAACGGGCAGCTGCGACACGCTCGCATTCGCGCAATACAACCTCGTCGACGGCCGGTATCTCGTGGACGGTTCGATGCTCGCGGCCGGACGGGACGCGAAGTGGTCGGTCGACTCGTCGGCGGACCAACACTACAAGCCGAGCTTCTACAACGCCGATAATCTCCGTGCGTTGAGCGAGCGTTGA
- a CDS encoding aminotransferase class IV yields the protein MHENPLHARAPHEPRYEDGSAFCDGKYVPITEATVPLVDAGFLHADAAYDVVTVSRGNFFRLDDHLARMEESSAKFFLENPFNRDQVREILHTLVRNAGLKDAYVWWCVTRGPLSVDRRDRSAMKNAMFAFAVPFFFQADDEVRTRGSNLLISKRYNRISAKAVDPTAKNFHWMDMKLALFEAMTQEKDWAVLVDEHDNLTEAAGANVFFVKNGELYTPAEGCLLGITRQSVFDIAAELGIKVNIGTYTATQLREADEAFTSSSAGGIMPVSAVDDQPLGKHNGPGPISEKIHNLYWEKRWAGWHAQPAEYFSSVPA from the coding sequence ATGCACGAGAATCCGCTGCATGCTCGCGCTCCGCATGAACCCCGCTATGAAGATGGCAGCGCCTTCTGTGACGGCAAGTACGTTCCCATCACGGAAGCGACCGTCCCGCTCGTCGACGCCGGGTTCCTCCACGCCGACGCGGCCTACGATGTCGTCACCGTCTCGCGAGGCAACTTCTTCCGGCTCGACGATCACCTCGCGCGCATGGAAGAGTCGTCGGCGAAGTTCTTCCTCGAGAATCCGTTCAATCGCGACCAGGTCCGCGAAATTCTTCACACGCTCGTGCGCAACGCCGGCCTGAAGGACGCGTACGTCTGGTGGTGCGTCACCCGCGGCCCGCTGAGCGTCGACCGCCGCGACCGCAGCGCAATGAAGAACGCGATGTTCGCCTTCGCTGTGCCGTTCTTCTTCCAGGCTGACGACGAGGTCCGCACGCGCGGCTCGAACCTGCTGATCAGCAAGCGGTACAACCGCATTTCCGCGAAGGCAGTCGACCCCACGGCGAAGAACTTCCACTGGATGGACATGAAGCTCGCGCTCTTCGAAGCCATGACGCAGGAGAAGGACTGGGCGGTGCTCGTCGACGAACACGACAACCTCACCGAAGCAGCCGGTGCGAACGTCTTCTTCGTCAAGAACGGGGAGCTCTACACGCCCGCTGAAGGCTGCCTGCTGGGCATCACGCGCCAGAGCGTCTTCGATATCGCCGCCGAGCTCGGCATCAAGGTGAACATCGGCACGTACACCGCGACCCAGCTGCGCGAGGCTGACGAAGCATTCACGTCGTCGTCGGCGGGCGGGATCATGCCCGTCAGCGCAGTGGACGACCAACCGCTTGGCAAACACAACGGCCCCGGCCCGATCTCCGAGAAGATTCACAACCTCTACTGGGAAAAGCGCTGGGCAGGATGGCACGCCCAGCCGGCTGAGTACTTCTCGTCGGTCCCGGCGTAA
- a CDS encoding WD40/YVTN/BNR-like repeat-containing protein, producing MTLYRKVLSLMAGAVVFGALLGSVPGAVAAPELRPVPAVQSSIATQSPVLDATWAGQRVVSVGANGIVLLSDNRGATYRQAKSVPVSSTLTSVSFIDARTGWAVGHWGAILKTTDGGETWEVQRLVTSEDRPLFGVHFIDANHGVAVGLWSLILVTDDGGKTWTKKEAVLPNGKKSDLNLFGLFSNGNGEIFATAEKGQLLISRDKGNTWESVETGYKGSFWCGVALPNGVLLVGGLRGTLMRSEDNGHTWSRATLDTRNSITALASRGATVLAVGVDGLQAQSTDDGKTFQRLRTQTGTTYTAALPSTGDKWLIFSRDGVIAQ from the coding sequence ATGACCCTGTATCGCAAGGTTCTCTCCCTGATGGCCGGCGCCGTCGTCTTTGGCGCGCTGCTGGGCAGCGTGCCAGGCGCCGTAGCCGCACCGGAACTCCGGCCCGTTCCGGCCGTCCAGTCCAGCATCGCGACCCAGTCCCCCGTGCTCGATGCGACCTGGGCCGGCCAGCGGGTCGTGAGTGTCGGCGCGAACGGCATCGTCCTGCTGTCCGACAACCGCGGTGCGACGTACCGCCAGGCCAAGTCCGTGCCCGTGAGCTCGACGCTGACGTCCGTCAGTTTCATCGACGCCAGGACAGGGTGGGCGGTCGGCCACTGGGGCGCGATCCTGAAGACCACCGACGGCGGCGAGACGTGGGAGGTTCAACGTCTCGTGACGAGCGAGGATCGCCCGCTGTTCGGCGTGCACTTCATCGACGCCAACCACGGCGTGGCCGTCGGACTCTGGTCGCTCATCCTCGTCACCGATGACGGCGGCAAGACCTGGACCAAAAAGGAAGCCGTGCTCCCGAACGGCAAGAAGTCGGACCTGAATCTGTTCGGCCTCTTTTCGAACGGCAACGGCGAGATCTTTGCCACCGCCGAGAAGGGGCAGCTCCTGATTTCCCGCGACAAGGGCAACACGTGGGAAAGCGTGGAGACCGGTTACAAGGGGTCGTTCTGGTGCGGCGTGGCGCTGCCCAACGGGGTGCTGCTGGTCGGCGGGCTGCGCGGCACGCTGATGCGAAGCGAGGACAACGGCCATACCTGGTCACGCGCGACGCTCGACACCCGGAACTCCATTACCGCGCTTGCGTCCCGAGGCGCCACGGTATTGGCGGTCGGGGTCGACGGGCTGCAGGCTCAAAGTACCGATGACGGCAAGACGTTCCAGCGCCTGCGCACCCAGACCGGGACGACGTACACCGCGGCGCTTCCCTCGACGGGCGACAAGTGGTTGATCTTTTCTCGCGACGGGGTCATCGCGCAGTAA
- a CDS encoding GMC family oxidoreductase — protein MKNSFDYLVVGGGSAGSVLASRLTEDPDVTLCLFEAGGTGDGWPVTVPAALVLMIPSKLNNWAFETVPQKGLQGRRGYQPRGKALGGSSAINAMVYTRGHHADYDDWAALGNEGWGWNDVFPYFKRSEHNERLGNEWHGRGGPLWVSDLRTNNPFQARWLDAARECGLPVTDDFNGAEQEGVGIYQVTQKNGERWSAARAYLFPHLKTRGNLTVETGAQVRRIVFDGKRAVGVEVTRGGNVETVWAKKEVILSAGALQSPQLLMLSGVGPKDELERHGIQVVADLPGVGENLQDHPDFVVSYKTNSLDALGVSVRGAIKTLGDIRQYRNSRTGTLTTNFAEGGAFLKTRPDLDRPDVQMHFVVGPVSDHGRKVRLGHGLSCHVCLLRPKSRGSVKLRSADPLDAPLIDPAFLEHDDDLEVLVEGYKLTRRLMAAPAMARFVTEDLFASRSRSDDDIRALLRERTDTVYHPVGTCRMGNDALAVVDSQLRVRGTEGLRVVDASIMPTLVGANTNAPTIMIGEKASDLIRRISRFPSAVPETAV, from the coding sequence GTGAAGAACTCATTCGATTATCTTGTTGTAGGCGGCGGCTCGGCAGGCAGCGTGCTGGCTTCGCGTTTGACCGAAGATCCCGATGTGACGCTGTGCCTCTTCGAAGCCGGCGGCACGGGCGATGGATGGCCCGTCACCGTGCCGGCCGCCCTGGTGCTGATGATCCCGTCCAAACTGAACAACTGGGCGTTCGAGACGGTGCCGCAGAAGGGGCTGCAGGGGCGACGCGGCTACCAGCCGCGTGGCAAGGCGCTGGGCGGATCGTCCGCGATCAATGCGATGGTGTACACGCGCGGCCATCATGCCGACTACGACGACTGGGCCGCGCTCGGCAACGAAGGCTGGGGCTGGAACGACGTCTTCCCGTATTTCAAGCGAAGCGAGCACAACGAGCGGCTTGGCAATGAATGGCACGGGCGCGGCGGCCCGCTGTGGGTCAGCGACCTGCGGACGAACAATCCATTCCAGGCGCGTTGGCTGGACGCCGCACGAGAGTGCGGCCTGCCCGTCACGGACGATTTCAACGGTGCGGAGCAGGAAGGGGTCGGCATTTACCAGGTGACCCAGAAGAATGGCGAGCGCTGGAGTGCGGCACGTGCCTATCTTTTTCCGCACCTGAAGACGCGCGGCAACCTGACGGTGGAGACGGGCGCGCAGGTCAGGCGCATCGTGTTCGACGGCAAGCGGGCCGTTGGCGTCGAAGTCACGCGTGGCGGGAATGTCGAGACGGTCTGGGCGAAGAAGGAGGTGATCCTGTCCGCGGGCGCGCTTCAATCGCCGCAGTTGCTGATGTTGTCCGGCGTCGGGCCGAAGGACGAACTCGAGCGTCACGGGATCCAGGTCGTCGCCGATCTCCCGGGCGTGGGTGAGAACCTGCAGGATCATCCGGACTTCGTCGTCAGCTACAAGACGAACAGCCTGGATGCACTCGGCGTATCGGTACGCGGCGCGATCAAGACGCTGGGCGACATCCGGCAATACCGGAACTCGCGGACCGGCACCCTGACCACCAACTTCGCCGAGGGCGGCGCGTTCCTGAAGACGCGTCCCGATCTGGATCGACCGGACGTTCAGATGCACTTCGTCGTCGGGCCCGTCAGCGATCACGGCAGGAAGGTACGGCTCGGACATGGTCTTTCCTGTCACGTGTGCCTGCTGAGGCCGAAAAGTCGTGGGTCGGTCAAGCTGCGAAGCGCCGATCCGCTCGATGCGCCGTTGATCGACCCGGCATTCCTCGAGCACGACGATGATCTCGAGGTCCTGGTCGAGGGCTACAAGCTGACCCGGCGCTTGATGGCGGCGCCGGCGATGGCCCGGTTCGTGACGGAGGACCTGTTCGCGTCCCGGTCGCGATCGGACGACGACATTCGTGCGTTGCTGCGCGAGCGGACCGACACCGTGTACCACCCGGTCGGAACGTGTCGCATGGGGAACGACGCGCTCGCCGTCGTCGATTCCCAGTTGCGCGTACGGGGAACGGAAGGCTTGCGCGTGGTGGATGCGTCGATCATGCCGACGCTGGTGGGCGCGAACACGAACGCGCCGACGATCATGATCGGTGAGAAAGCCTCGGACCTGATCCGGAGGATCTCCCGATTCCCGTCCGCGGTGCCGGAAACCGCGGTTTGA
- a CDS encoding response regulator transcription factor — MHSLILIADDAPEMSSTLDTCLTRNGFRTFQTHPSQTVLATQLNLKPDLVILDVRELRADTLDMLARLRRQSGAPIVVMTACDRDGEQLRALQAGADDYIVRPLNPDVVVARLLAILRRSGALAPERRLRVGALEVDTESYMACVRTSSGETPVSVTLVEFRLLAHMARLPNRAFTRVELLDACMADVSASTRTVDSHMSRLRRKLAAAGASGIVESVHGVGYRLRKSG; from the coding sequence ATGCACTCGCTCATACTCATCGCGGATGACGCACCGGAAATGTCGTCGACGCTCGATACCTGCCTGACGCGCAACGGCTTTCGAACATTCCAGACCCACCCCTCCCAGACCGTGCTGGCCACGCAACTGAACCTGAAGCCGGATCTGGTCATTCTCGACGTCCGTGAACTGCGTGCGGACACCCTGGACATGCTCGCCAGGCTTCGACGGCAAAGCGGTGCCCCCATCGTCGTCATGACGGCGTGTGACCGGGACGGGGAGCAGTTGCGCGCACTGCAAGCCGGCGCCGACGACTACATCGTCAGGCCGCTCAACCCGGACGTGGTCGTCGCGCGATTGCTCGCGATTCTTCGCCGCTCCGGTGCGCTCGCGCCTGAACGTCGCCTCCGGGTGGGTGCGCTCGAAGTCGATACGGAAAGCTACATGGCGTGCGTGAGAACGTCCTCCGGTGAAACGCCGGTTTCGGTGACACTCGTCGAATTTCGCCTGCTGGCTCACATGGCCAGGCTGCCGAATCGCGCATTTACGCGCGTCGAATTGCTCGATGCGTGCATGGCGGACGTCAGCGCATCCACGCGCACCGTCGACAGCCACATGAGCCGGTTACGGAGAAAGCTGGCGGCCGCAGGGGCGTCGGGCATCGTGGAAAGCGTGCACGGCGTCGGCTATCGACTGCGAAAATCCGGTTGA
- a CDS encoding efflux RND transporter permease subunit, with protein sequence MNQPPVSDAARPGKLLRILHSLENTLFGHRRLVLGLLVLFTVVMACFAVKLRMDAGFEKQLPLGHEYTQTFNEYRGDLLGANRLIVVVKARKGSIWTPAALKRLYEVTQAVTFLPNVSRSSVQSLWTPNSFVNEITEDGFRADPLIPGTVTPDQLDGNTVGAISRSTAQGGFVGSLVSRDQSSAMVTADLNELDAKGERVDYVAFDKALESQLRAKFEDANYEIQIIGFAKQIGDIANGASSVLKFCAIALLLTALAVYWYCRSVRLTILPLTCSLVSLVWQFGTLHLLGYGLDPLGVLVPFLVFAIGVSHGVQQINFIVREISHGKSVEQAARSSFSGLLIPGTLALVTAFVSFVTLILIPIPMVRELAITASLGVAYKIVTNLVMLPLAASLLKVDGNYAKNAELHAVRRGRVLRVLAKVAVPRNAAIVLLAAVVVFAVAAWESRDRVVGTLQAGAPELRADARFNQDSVSIASSYDVGLDWISIVFEAPPQSCNNVEVGAYQDRFVWSMRAVPGVLSVVSFSSLLRQYSEGYNEGNPKMSAIPIDPDNYSSLAGEVARTPGVMRKDCSMTAVNIYLADHKATTITQVINAVKHFRDTNKLPGVKIRLASGNAGVLAAVNDEIERSELPMMLYVYTTIVLLVLVTYRDLRAVLACCLPLTIGTFIGYWFMKELQIGLTVATLPVMVLAVGIGVDYAFYIYNRLQLHLANGVGIVKALEQSILEIGTATIFTAITLAIGVATWSFSELKFQADMGKLLAFMFIVNMVMAMTVLPAFAVWLERIFPRRKPARAPGLLAH encoded by the coding sequence ATGAATCAACCGCCTGTTTCCGACGCAGCCCGACCCGGCAAGCTGCTTAGAATTCTTCATTCGCTGGAAAATACGCTGTTCGGTCACAGGCGTCTCGTGCTGGGGCTCCTGGTGCTGTTCACGGTCGTCATGGCCTGCTTCGCCGTCAAGCTGCGCATGGATGCCGGGTTCGAGAAGCAGCTGCCGCTGGGCCACGAATACACGCAGACGTTCAACGAGTATCGCGGTGACCTGCTCGGCGCCAACCGCTTGATCGTCGTCGTCAAGGCCCGCAAGGGCAGCATCTGGACGCCGGCGGCGTTGAAGCGCCTGTATGAAGTCACCCAGGCGGTCACCTTCCTGCCGAACGTGTCTCGCAGCAGCGTCCAGTCCCTCTGGACACCGAATTCATTCGTCAACGAGATCACCGAGGACGGATTCCGCGCGGACCCGCTCATTCCCGGCACCGTGACGCCCGATCAGCTCGACGGCAACACGGTCGGCGCCATTTCGCGCTCGACCGCCCAGGGCGGCTTCGTCGGCAGCCTGGTGTCGCGCGACCAGAGCAGCGCCATGGTCACCGCCGATCTCAACGAGCTGGATGCCAAAGGTGAGCGGGTCGACTACGTGGCATTCGACAAGGCGCTCGAATCGCAATTGCGCGCCAAGTTCGAGGATGCGAACTATGAAATCCAGATCATCGGTTTCGCGAAGCAGATCGGTGACATTGCAAACGGCGCGTCGTCCGTCCTGAAGTTCTGCGCGATCGCCCTACTCCTGACCGCGTTGGCCGTCTACTGGTACTGCCGCTCCGTTCGCCTGACGATCCTGCCGCTGACCTGCTCGCTCGTCTCGCTCGTCTGGCAGTTCGGCACGCTGCATCTGCTCGGCTACGGGCTCGACCCGCTGGGCGTGCTGGTTCCGTTCCTGGTGTTCGCGATCGGCGTTTCACACGGCGTCCAGCAGATCAATTTCATCGTGCGCGAGATCTCCCACGGGAAGTCGGTGGAGCAAGCCGCTCGATCCAGCTTCAGCGGGCTGCTGATTCCCGGCACACTCGCGCTGGTGACCGCGTTCGTTTCCTTCGTCACGCTGATCCTGATTCCGATCCCGATGGTGCGCGAGCTCGCGATCACCGCTTCGCTCGGCGTGGCGTACAAGATCGTCACGAACCTGGTGATGCTGCCGCTGGCCGCGTCGTTGCTCAAGGTCGACGGCAATTATGCAAAGAATGCGGAGCTGCATGCCGTTCGTCGTGGCCGCGTGCTCCGCGTGCTCGCCAAAGTCGCCGTTCCGCGCAATGCGGCGATCGTCCTGCTGGCCGCCGTCGTGGTGTTCGCCGTGGCGGCCTGGGAAAGCCGGGACCGCGTGGTCGGCACGCTGCAAGCCGGCGCGCCCGAGCTGCGTGCCGACGCCCGGTTCAACCAGGATTCGGTTTCGATTGCGTCGAGCTACGACGTCGGCCTCGACTGGATTTCGATCGTCTTCGAAGCGCCGCCCCAGTCCTGCAACAACGTGGAGGTCGGCGCGTACCAGGATCGCTTCGTCTGGTCGATGCGTGCCGTCCCCGGCGTGTTGTCGGTCGTTTCGTTCTCGTCGTTGCTGCGGCAATACAGCGAGGGATACAACGAAGGCAATCCGAAGATGTCCGCGATCCCCATCGATCCGGATAACTATTCATCGCTGGCCGGCGAGGTGGCCCGCACGCCCGGCGTCATGCGCAAGGACTGCAGCATGACCGCGGTGAACATCTATCTGGCCGACCACAAGGCGACCACGATCACCCAGGTGATCAACGCCGTGAAGCATTTCCGCGACACGAACAAGCTGCCGGGCGTGAAGATCCGGCTCGCGTCCGGCAACGCCGGCGTGCTGGCCGCGGTCAACGACGAAATCGAGCGCAGCGAATTGCCGATGATGCTCTACGTCTATACGACCATCGTCCTGCTCGTCCTCGTCACGTACCGTGACCTGCGCGCGGTCCTCGCCTGCTGCCTGCCGCTGACGATCGGCACGTTCATCGGGTATTGGTTCATGAAGGAGCTGCAGATCGGCCTGACCGTCGCCACGTTGCCCGTGATGGTGCTGGCGGTGGGCATCGGCGTCGACTATGCGTTCTATATCTACAACCGGCTGCAGCTGCATCTCGCCAACGGCGTCGGCATCGTCAAGGCGCTCGAACAATCGATCCTCGAGATCGGGACGGCCACCATCTTCACGGCGATCACGCTCGCGATCGGCGTCGCCACCTGGTCGTTCTCCGAGCTCAAGTTCCAGGCGGACATGGGCAAGCTCCTGGCGTTCATGTTCATCGTCAACATGGTCATGGCCATGACGGTTCTGCCCGCCTTCGCCGTCTGGCTCGAGCGCATCTTCCCGCGGCGCAAGCCCGCCCGTGCCCCCGGCCTGCTCGCCCATTGA
- a CDS encoding DUF1302 domain-containing protein, with translation MATTSSLQPRSSVVLVRAAIAALVAVGCGSAHAFTFTIGNVEGSFDSTISAGVGIRTASPSSNLVSPTYNVATGAQTGGGRLGQLSGLSDQGDINYGKGDPFTSYLKGNHELVLKMPSQGLTFMARGTWQYDYSGTRTTGATSGQDLFYNPSPNLSGGLPSDAEKNIRFKPRLLDLWVSKQFNVGDQIARVRVGNQVVSWGESIWEVGGVNATNAIDVNRASQPGAQVKEIILPAPIVSVASGVGHGVNVEGYYQSNWNQNYLPPVGSYWSNQIVGPGNNTYGVSTIHPKNGGQYGFSIRYQPAGTDLNLGFYTIAYHDKFPQVSLSSTGGTVFRFPEDRHMIGVSANFPVGDWAIGTELSYRPRDAVPLNPASRCVAQGGNCWVDEKRFQWHLTTLYSLQPGNSAAFLKLLGAQTATLTTETVIIAYPGLHKSYGGSPISPGALLWGNEFNDLFATGALNTPGSAQGTKYSGGIDVDFNWVYDGTVIPGWQVNPGIFVRYGLFGNTPNVNAQFMRGVTAMNLYVNFIQNPANWQVGLNYTRFMGPTNPLANPLRDRDFVAIVASRNF, from the coding sequence ATGGCTACCACCTCCTCCTTACAGCCCCGCTCCAGCGTGGTGCTCGTGCGCGCGGCGATCGCGGCGCTTGTCGCCGTCGGGTGCGGCAGCGCGCACGCCTTCACGTTCACGATCGGCAACGTCGAAGGCAGTTTCGATTCGACGATATCGGCGGGCGTCGGCATTCGCACCGCGTCGCCGAGCAGCAATCTCGTGTCGCCGACCTACAACGTGGCCACCGGTGCGCAGACGGGTGGCGGCCGGCTCGGTCAGTTGAGCGGCCTCTCCGATCAGGGCGACATCAACTACGGCAAGGGCGATCCGTTCACGAGCTATCTCAAGGGCAACCACGAGCTGGTCCTGAAGATGCCGTCGCAAGGGCTCACGTTCATGGCGCGGGGCACCTGGCAGTACGACTACTCCGGCACCCGCACGACAGGCGCAACCAGCGGACAGGACCTGTTCTACAACCCGTCGCCCAACCTGAGCGGCGGGCTCCCGTCCGATGCCGAGAAGAACATCCGCTTCAAGCCGCGCCTGCTCGACCTGTGGGTCAGCAAGCAGTTCAACGTCGGCGACCAGATTGCCCGCGTCCGCGTGGGTAACCAGGTCGTCAGCTGGGGCGAAAGCATCTGGGAAGTCGGCGGGGTCAATGCGACGAACGCGATCGACGTGAATCGCGCGTCCCAGCCCGGCGCGCAGGTCAAGGAGATCATCCTGCCCGCGCCGATCGTGAGTGTCGCGTCCGGCGTCGGGCACGGCGTGAACGTCGAAGGGTACTACCAGAGCAACTGGAACCAGAATTACCTGCCGCCGGTGGGCAGCTATTGGTCGAACCAGATCGTCGGTCCCGGCAACAACACGTACGGCGTCTCGACCATCCATCCGAAGAACGGCGGGCAGTATGGTTTTTCCATTCGCTACCAGCCGGCGGGAACCGACCTGAATCTCGGCTTCTACACGATCGCGTACCACGACAAGTTCCCGCAAGTCTCGCTGAGTTCGACGGGCGGGACGGTGTTCCGGTTTCCGGAAGACCGCCACATGATCGGCGTCAGCGCCAACTTCCCGGTGGGCGACTGGGCAATCGGCACCGAACTCTCGTACCGGCCGCGAGATGCCGTTCCGCTGAATCCGGCCAGCAGATGCGTCGCGCAAGGGGGGAACTGCTGGGTCGACGAGAAGCGCTTCCAGTGGCACCTGACGACCCTCTACTCGCTGCAGCCGGGCAATTCCGCAGCGTTCCTGAAGCTGCTCGGCGCCCAGACCGCCACGCTGACGACCGAGACGGTGATCATCGCTTATCCGGGGCTTCACAAGAGCTACGGCGGATCGCCGATTTCGCCTGGCGCGCTTCTGTGGGGGAACGAATTCAACGACTTGTTCGCGACCGGCGCACTCAACACGCCGGGTAGTGCCCAGGGAACGAAATACTCCGGCGGGATCGACGTCGATTTCAACTGGGTTTACGACGGCACCGTCATTCCCGGGTGGCAGGTCAACCCGGGGATCTTCGTCCGGTACGGCCTGTTCGGCAATACGCCGAACGTGAATGCCCAGTTCATGCGCGGCGTGACGGCCATGAACCTGTATGTGAACTTCATACAGAACCCGGCGAACTGGCAGGTCGGCTTGAACTACACCCGCTTCATGGGCCCGACCAACCCGCTGGCCAACCCGCTACGTGACAGGGACTTCGTGGCAATCGTCGCATCTCGCAATTTCTGA
- a CDS encoding alpha/beta hydrolase, translating to MALDLHLAGFLESLAGSGAKPLPQSSPEEARGLMQHLARAVRAPEAVVDIHGVEDLTVPGATGSLRARLYRPTHERNLPTVVYLHGGGFVIGDLDTHDNICRELARGANAVVVSVDYRLAPEHPYPAAADDAIAATQWVIANAGELGGSDVVAVAGDSAGGNLAAVVTQQLHADGIALSAQFLIYPAVAQDRAGFPSFKENGAGYFLDLETIAWFERHYVPDGTNREDPRLAPIRARDLAGLPPAVILTAEFDPLRDEGEAYGRLLHASGVKVDTIRCDGMIHGFFDMGAISPGAQAWIEKGIASFRKLLGAARHH from the coding sequence ATGGCACTCGATTTGCACCTCGCTGGTTTTCTCGAATCCCTTGCCGGGTCCGGCGCGAAGCCGCTGCCGCAGTCCAGCCCGGAAGAGGCTCGCGGATTGATGCAGCATCTGGCGCGCGCCGTTCGCGCACCGGAGGCCGTGGTCGACATTCACGGCGTGGAAGACCTGACCGTTCCCGGCGCGACCGGATCGCTGCGGGCGCGGCTGTATCGTCCGACCCACGAGCGCAATCTGCCGACGGTCGTCTATCTCCATGGCGGCGGGTTCGTCATCGGCGACCTGGATACCCACGACAACATTTGCCGGGAGCTGGCGCGTGGCGCCAACGCGGTCGTCGTCTCGGTGGATTACCGGCTCGCGCCGGAGCATCCGTATCCGGCCGCGGCGGACGATGCGATTGCCGCCACCCAATGGGTGATCGCGAACGCGGGTGAGCTGGGCGGCAGCGACGTCGTGGCGGTGGCCGGAGACAGCGCCGGCGGCAATCTGGCCGCGGTCGTGACCCAGCAACTGCACGCCGACGGCATTGCGCTGTCCGCCCAGTTCCTGATCTACCCCGCGGTCGCGCAGGATCGCGCCGGCTTTCCTTCCTTCAAGGAAAACGGCGCAGGCTACTTTCTCGACCTCGAGACGATCGCCTGGTTCGAGCGGCATTACGTGCCCGACGGGACCAACCGGGAGGATCCGCGACTGGCGCCGATCCGTGCGAGGGACCTTGCCGGGTTGCCGCCCGCGGTCATCCTGACCGCCGAATTCGATCCGCTGCGCGACGAGGGCGAGGCCTATGGCCGCTTGCTCCACGCGAGCGGCGTCAAGGTCGACACGATCCGGTGCGACGGCATGATTCACGGGTTCTTCGACATGGGAGCGATTTCCCCGGGCGCCCAGGCGTGGATCGAGAAGGGCATCGCGAGCTTTCGAAAGTTACTCGGCGCCGCGCGGCACCATTGA